In the genome of Candidatus Cloacimonadota bacterium, one region contains:
- the ybeY gene encoding rRNA maturation RNase YbeY gives MSCLTFTFENETGIQVDPEPLRAAAELVCAEELPKGECEIGVLICTDEQIRRYNLLYRGDDAVTDVLCFNGAEGLPGEVSLELGTVICDILIDIKQLQRQKGPKSINKELMEIFIHGLLHGFGYDHIRAGDFKQMKVKEAYYISKMEGTHQSG, from the coding sequence TTGAGCTGTCTGACCTTCACCTTTGAGAACGAGACCGGGATCCAGGTGGATCCGGAACCCCTGCGGGCCGCGGCAGAACTGGTCTGCGCCGAGGAATTGCCCAAGGGTGAATGCGAGATCGGGGTGCTGATCTGCACTGACGAACAGATCCGCCGGTACAACCTGCTTTACCGGGGTGATGACGCGGTGACCGACGTGCTCTGCTTCAACGGCGCGGAAGGCCTTCCCGGCGAGGTTTCATTGGAGCTCGGGACCGTGATCTGCGATATTCTGATTGACATAAAACAACTCCAGCGGCAAAAGGGTCCCAAAAGCATAAACAAAGAACTGATGGAGATATTTATCCATGGCCTGCTGCACGGATTTGGCTATGACCACATTCGCGCGGGAGACTTTAAACAGATGAAAGTAAAAGAAGCATACTACATTAGCAAAATGGAAGGTACACACCAAAGTGGATGA
- a CDS encoding VanZ family protein: MPDHQNAPGLNGSRGKNLFARTVWPPLIWLALIWLVSSLPGKSLPAPKLLSLDKLAHIGVYLVLGLLTNRAVIRVEWGSQNLGWIYLALLVSAGLDEWHQHLIPQRSVSVWDFAANAAGLVLAFGAYWIFRDRS; encoded by the coding sequence ATGCCTGACCACCAAAACGCCCCGGGCCTGAACGGCTCGAGGGGGAAAAACCTCTTCGCAAGAACTGTTTGGCCGCCACTGATCTGGCTGGCGCTGATTTGGCTGGTCTCTTCTTTACCGGGTAAAAGCCTGCCCGCGCCCAAGCTCCTCAGTCTGGATAAACTCGCCCATATCGGCGTTTACCTGGTCTTGGGATTGCTCACCAACCGGGCGGTCATCCGGGTGGAGTGGGGTTCCCAGAACCTCGGGTGGATCTACCTGGCGCTGCTGGTGTCAGCTGGTCTGGATGAATGGCATCAGCATCTCATCCCCCAAAGGTCGGTCTCGGTTTGGGATTTTGCCGCCAACGCCGCGGGTTTGGTCCTGGCGTTCGGGGCATACTGGATCTTCCGTGATCGAAGTTGA
- the rlmN gene encoding 23S rRNA (adenine(2503)-C(2))-methyltransferase RlmN: protein MLSSLYGIRPEELESFFSAAFPAYRVRQLLNWVYRKYVFDPTLMTDLAPDFRAALTGAFDLAMPFVAQKKLSADGSAKYRLVLADGAQIEMVLMPQARKQTLCVSTQVGCARACAFCATGRMGRKRDLGGHEIVQQILLAASEADPALTNLVFMGMGEPLDNLDNVLDAVSLIQHARALAFSPRRVTVSTCGIVPGIQRLAESGLKVKLAVSLNSARDEVRGQLMPVNHKFPLPVLKKALLYYQQHSPFRITLEYIIIPDVNMAAPDLKALRKFCGDLSCKLNFIPYNPVPSLPFRAPTEAEIEAFMGHARDLPQAVMLRRSKGADISGACGQLVAGAINKPTGVSS from the coding sequence ATGCTGAGCAGCCTCTACGGGATCCGGCCGGAAGAGCTGGAGAGCTTTTTCAGCGCCGCTTTCCCGGCTTACCGGGTGCGCCAGCTGCTGAACTGGGTTTACCGCAAATACGTCTTCGATCCCACCCTGATGACCGATCTGGCCCCGGATTTCCGCGCCGCCCTCACTGGCGCTTTCGATCTTGCCATGCCCTTTGTCGCCCAAAAAAAACTCTCCGCGGATGGCAGCGCCAAATATCGGCTGGTTTTGGCTGATGGCGCCCAGATCGAGATGGTGCTGATGCCCCAGGCCAGGAAACAGACCCTCTGCGTTTCCACCCAGGTGGGCTGCGCCCGTGCCTGCGCTTTCTGCGCCACGGGCCGGATGGGCAGGAAGCGAGACCTGGGCGGTCACGAGATCGTGCAGCAGATCCTTTTGGCAGCCTCTGAGGCCGATCCCGCCCTCACCAACCTTGTCTTCATGGGCATGGGCGAGCCGCTGGACAATCTGGACAACGTTTTGGACGCCGTCTCACTGATCCAGCACGCCCGCGCCCTGGCCTTCAGCCCGCGCCGCGTTACCGTATCCACCTGCGGGATCGTGCCCGGCATCCAGCGTCTGGCCGAATCCGGCCTCAAGGTGAAGCTGGCGGTGTCGCTCAATTCCGCCCGGGATGAGGTACGCGGCCAACTGATGCCGGTGAACCACAAGTTTCCCCTGCCGGTGCTGAAAAAAGCCCTGCTCTACTATCAGCAGCACAGCCCCTTCCGGATCACCCTGGAATACATCATCATTCCGGATGTGAACATGGCCGCCCCGGACCTCAAAGCCCTGCGCAAGTTCTGCGGCGACCTTTCCTGCAAGCTCAATTTCATTCCTTACAACCCCGTGCCCTCCCTGCCGTTCCGGGCCCCCACGGAAGCCGAGATCGAGGCTTTCATGGGCCACGCGCGCGACCTGCCCCAGGCTGTGATGCTCCGCCGCAGCAAAGGCGCGGATATCAGCGGGGCCTGCGGCCAGTTGGTCGCGGGGGCCATCAACAAACCCACAGGAGTTTCCTCATGA
- a CDS encoding hemolysin family protein → MDDGSILPLIPVIFILLLLSAYFSGSETAFFSLPRIYLKKLENSKHASAKRILGMLRRPRQLLITILLGNTFVNMGFTSLTTLLALKIAQERGFDTSLSVTVQVIVSTLLIVTFGEIIPKLVALATANNYARVVSLPLQIISYILYLPVWLIDKFSLLISSRQSSDKNMMSRLTAEEFHNLIQSEHSKHSLDENEKQMLVGLFRFREAKLTEIYVPRVRVKAIEVKQSLDNLRDLIISSGHSRIPVYRETIDDIVGVIYVKDLLLFPEKTNLSELMRPAWFVTENMKVQTLLNQFKTRKMQMAVVVDEYGGTSGIISLEDILEEIVGEIHDEYDRDESPELVRIDAKTCRVRGVFNIRQFNQEFNSSIDTDAYDNVAEYLLSQFNHVPAAGETHVLDNALMFRILESDGRSIKQVEITLLEAENE, encoded by the coding sequence GTGGATGACGGTAGTATATTACCTTTGATTCCGGTCATATTCATTCTCTTGCTGCTCTCAGCCTATTTCTCGGGATCCGAGACCGCCTTTTTCTCTTTGCCCCGCATTTATCTGAAGAAGCTGGAAAACAGCAAACACGCGAGCGCGAAAAGGATCCTGGGCATGTTGAGAAGGCCCCGGCAGCTTTTGATCACGATCCTGCTGGGTAACACTTTCGTGAACATGGGGTTTACGTCCCTGACCACCCTTCTCGCCCTGAAGATCGCCCAAGAACGGGGCTTTGACACCTCCCTTTCGGTAACGGTGCAGGTGATCGTCTCCACTCTGCTGATCGTCACCTTCGGCGAGATCATTCCGAAACTGGTGGCTTTGGCCACAGCGAACAATTATGCCCGGGTTGTTAGCCTGCCTTTGCAGATCATCAGTTACATCCTCTATCTGCCCGTTTGGCTGATAGATAAATTCAGCCTCCTGATCTCCAGCCGGCAGAGTTCCGATAAAAACATGATGTCCAGGCTCACGGCGGAGGAGTTTCACAATCTGATCCAATCCGAGCATTCGAAACACAGCCTCGACGAAAACGAAAAGCAGATGCTGGTCGGCCTGTTCCGCTTCAGGGAAGCCAAGCTCACCGAGATCTATGTGCCCCGGGTGAGGGTCAAGGCGATCGAGGTGAAACAGAGCCTGGATAATCTGCGTGATCTGATCATCTCCAGCGGCCACTCCCGCATCCCGGTGTATCGCGAAACGATCGATGACATCGTGGGCGTGATCTATGTGAAGGACCTGCTGCTGTTTCCGGAAAAAACCAATCTCAGCGAACTGATGCGGCCCGCCTGGTTCGTTACCGAAAACATGAAAGTCCAGACCCTGCTCAACCAGTTCAAAACCAGAAAGATGCAGATGGCCGTGGTGGTGGATGAATACGGCGGAACCTCGGGCATCATATCCCTCGAGGACATTTTGGAAGAGATCGTGGGCGAGATCCATGACGAATACGATCGGGACGAATCGCCCGAACTGGTTCGGATCGATGCCAAAACCTGCCGGGTGAGAGGTGTGTTCAACATCCGCCAGTTCAACCAGGAATTCAACTCCTCCATAGATACCGACGCGTACGACAACGTGGCGGAATACCTGCTGTCCCAGTTCAATCACGTGCCCGCGGCAGGGGAGACCCACGTGCTGGACAACGCCCTGATGTTCAGGATCCTGGAGAGTGACGGAAGAAGCATAAAACAGGTGGAGATCACTCTGCTGGAAGCAGAAAACGAGTGA
- the deoC gene encoding deoxyribose-phosphate aldolase produces the protein MNQIESIARRLFGDNPPCKCGGAHAICLGCAVCRAAKPDQLYDPAAGIASIIDATLLRADATQAEVNALCDLANDHKCASVCVNSHFSHPLQLRLSAAVKSCTVINFPLGAGYTYAVAAEALAVINTGIEELDMVQNLSAVKSGHILHSFELIRNIAELCRSNRVLLKVILETCFLSEEEIIACSLYAKKAGAEFVKTSTGFGPAGATVANVSLMRQTVGPKIGVKASGGIRTHEQALAMIASGANRIGASSVTALL, from the coding sequence ATGAACCAGATCGAAAGCATCGCCCGGCGTCTCTTTGGAGACAATCCTCCCTGCAAATGCGGCGGCGCCCACGCCATCTGCCTGGGCTGCGCCGTCTGCCGTGCCGCCAAGCCGGACCAGCTTTACGACCCCGCCGCCGGGATCGCCTCCATCATCGACGCCACCCTCCTCCGCGCCGACGCCACCCAGGCCGAGGTGAACGCCCTCTGCGACCTCGCCAACGACCATAAATGCGCCTCCGTCTGCGTTAATTCCCACTTTTCCCATCCCCTGCAACTGCGCCTTTCCGCCGCCGTCAAGTCCTGCACCGTGATCAATTTCCCCCTCGGCGCCGGCTATACCTACGCTGTGGCCGCGGAGGCCCTGGCCGTGATCAACACCGGCATCGAGGAACTGGACATGGTGCAGAACCTCAGTGCCGTGAAAAGCGGCCACATCCTGCATTCCTTTGAACTCATCCGCAACATCGCGGAACTCTGCCGCAGCAACAGGGTGCTGCTCAAGGTGATCCTGGAAACCTGTTTCCTATCGGAAGAGGAGATCATCGCCTGCTCGCTCTACGCCAAGAAAGCCGGCGCGGAATTCGTGAAGACCTCCACCGGTTTCGGCCCTGCCGGGGCCACAGTGGCCAACGTAAGCCTGATGAGGCAGACGGTGGGCCCCAAGATCGGCGTGAAGGCCTCCGGCGGGATCCGCACCCACGAACAAGCTTTGGCCATGATCGCATCCGGCGCCAACCGCATCGGCGCCAGCAGCGTCACCGCCCTGCTTTGA
- a CDS encoding PBP1A family penicillin-binding protein has translation MKKENKQKWRSILLIGGIAACVLIGVFIGALWYYQDDLPPTVELKNYTLRTGSEVYDRSGRMIYLFAFEKRKLVSLKELPPHLIDALIATEDKRFYYHLGVDPIRMVRALMTDIRTGDFSEGASTITQQMARNMFLTLDKTIARKMREIVLSLKIEATFSKDEILEIYLNKIFWGSQNHGVETASLYYFNKHARDLNLPESALIVGMIQRPNYYDPFKHPERAKSRRDLVLGRMLKTRKITEEQYQEALASPVNSQRGGSYARFASDYFIEQVRSYLENKYGTERLFEGGLKIYTTLDSEMSSAADSLFNAYLRRVENSGGFPNRYSSVPKDAQDIDTKYIQGGLALIENKTGYVRVLIGGRSFEHSKFNRMTQARRQPGSSIKPIYYTIAVEKGYHPAKILPDAPITIGNWSPKNSGGSYHGNTRMRVALQWSYNTWAVRCAEDIGLPAVRDAFRRFGLKADPKDLTAALGAYEVTPLNLIAAYTAFPNDGKRAAPVFVTKIEDMNGKLIERINSQKYNVCSPQVAYLMTSMLQTVAKSGTGASSRNGYYWDNAGKTGTSNQNNDSWFIGFNKAYTLGIWTGFDNRNLKSGSALAASIWGPIMTKAIQIDNNGRTPSANDSRYTFVEPPRIVHLNINPYTGFVVRGGGISEVFIEGYEPVVSRDSLSYNFAPSYNFQDQFEQEL, from the coding sequence ATGAAGAAAGAGAATAAACAGAAATGGCGCAGCATCCTCCTGATCGGAGGCATCGCCGCGTGCGTCTTGATCGGCGTGTTCATCGGCGCCCTGTGGTATTATCAGGACGATCTGCCGCCCACGGTGGAGCTGAAGAATTACACCCTGCGCACCGGCAGCGAGGTTTACGACCGCAGCGGCCGGATGATCTACCTGTTCGCCTTCGAGAAGCGGAAGCTGGTTTCCCTCAAGGAACTTCCTCCCCATCTGATCGACGCTCTGATCGCCACGGAAGACAAACGCTTCTATTATCACCTGGGCGTGGACCCCATTCGCATGGTGCGGGCTCTGATGACCGACATCAGAACGGGTGATTTCTCGGAAGGCGCCAGCACCATCACCCAGCAGATGGCCCGCAACATGTTTCTCACTTTGGATAAAACCATCGCCCGCAAGATGCGCGAGATCGTGCTGTCCCTGAAGATCGAGGCCACTTTCTCCAAGGACGAGATCCTGGAGATATATCTGAACAAGATCTTTTGGGGCTCCCAAAATCACGGCGTGGAGACGGCCTCCCTCTATTATTTCAACAAACACGCCCGCGATCTCAACTTGCCGGAATCAGCCCTGATCGTGGGCATGATCCAGCGCCCCAATTATTATGATCCCTTCAAGCATCCCGAGCGGGCTAAAAGCAGGCGTGACCTCGTTTTGGGGCGCATGCTCAAAACCCGCAAGATCACGGAGGAACAATACCAGGAAGCCCTTGCCTCTCCTGTCAATTCCCAGCGGGGAGGCAGCTACGCCCGGTTCGCCTCGGACTATTTCATCGAGCAGGTGCGCTCCTATCTGGAAAACAAATATGGCACCGAACGCCTCTTCGAGGGCGGGCTGAAGATCTACACCACCCTGGATTCGGAGATGTCTTCGGCCGCGGATTCCCTGTTCAACGCCTACCTGAGACGGGTGGAAAACAGCGGCGGTTTTCCCAACCGCTATTCATCGGTCCCCAAAGACGCCCAGGATATCGACACCAAATACATCCAGGGCGGATTGGCCCTGATCGAGAACAAGACCGGATACGTCCGCGTGCTGATCGGCGGACGCAGTTTCGAGCACAGCAAATTCAACCGCATGACCCAGGCCAGGAGGCAGCCGGGATCATCCATCAAACCCATTTATTACACCATCGCGGTGGAAAAGGGCTACCATCCTGCCAAGATCCTGCCCGACGCCCCGATCACCATCGGCAACTGGTCTCCCAAAAACTCCGGCGGCTCCTACCACGGAAACACGCGTATGCGCGTGGCTCTGCAGTGGTCTTACAACACCTGGGCGGTGCGGTGCGCCGAGGATATCGGACTGCCCGCGGTGCGGGACGCCTTTCGCCGGTTTGGCCTCAAAGCCGATCCCAAAGATCTCACCGCGGCTCTCGGGGCCTATGAAGTAACCCCGCTGAACCTGATCGCCGCCTACACGGCCTTTCCCAACGACGGCAAGCGCGCGGCACCCGTCTTCGTGACCAAGATCGAGGACATGAACGGCAAGCTGATCGAGCGGATCAACTCGCAGAAATACAACGTTTGTTCGCCTCAGGTGGCCTATCTGATGACCAGCATGCTGCAAACTGTTGCCAAATCCGGCACCGGGGCTTCCTCGCGGAACGGCTATTACTGGGATAATGCGGGCAAGACAGGAACCAGCAATCAAAACAACGATTCCTGGTTCATCGGCTTCAACAAGGCCTACACTCTGGGCATCTGGACGGGATTCGACAACCGCAACCTGAAATCGGGTTCCGCCCTCGCGGCCAGCATTTGGGGGCCGATCATGACCAAGGCCATCCAGATCGACAACAACGGCCGCACCCCCAGTGCCAACGATTCCCGCTACACCTTTGTGGAACCGCCCCGGATCGTGCATCTGAACATCAATCCCTACACCGGTTTCGTAGTGAGGGGCGGCGGCATCTCGGAAGTCTTCATCGAAGGCTATGAACCGGTGGTGTCGCGCGATTCGCTGTCCTACAATTTCGCGCCCAGCTACAATTTCCAGGACCAGTTTGAGCAGGAACTTTGA
- a CDS encoding Gx transporter family protein, whose amino-acid sequence MSSTLRTVKPNPLLMLAFLTATACSIHVFENLIMRLLPLPFLRLGLSNIVVMHLLFERKPLQAFVVAITKSLVAGAVTFTLLSPATLLSLCGGLAAIFAMWAALAANLGFTEYGVSVSGAVAHNIVQLVLVQTVVLPGTQVFVLTPLLLFLGLLSGILTAWVLLRVKERFAKHKNGYHEERE is encoded by the coding sequence GTGAGTTCAACCCTGCGGACCGTCAAGCCCAATCCCTTGCTGATGCTGGCTTTTCTCACAGCCACAGCCTGCAGCATCCATGTGTTTGAAAACCTGATCATGCGCTTGCTGCCGCTGCCTTTTCTCCGGCTGGGCCTTTCCAATATCGTGGTGATGCATCTGCTGTTCGAAAGAAAACCCCTGCAGGCGTTCGTGGTGGCCATCACCAAATCTCTGGTCGCGGGAGCCGTCACCTTCACCCTGTTGTCTCCGGCCACCTTGCTCTCTCTCTGCGGAGGCCTCGCGGCCATTTTCGCCATGTGGGCCGCCCTTGCCGCGAACCTTGGCTTCACGGAGTACGGGGTGAGTGTCAGCGGGGCGGTGGCGCACAACATTGTGCAACTCGTGCTGGTTCAAACGGTGGTTTTGCCGGGCACGCAAGTTTTTGTGTTGACACCATTGCTGCTGTTTTTAGGCTTGCTCAGCGGAATCCTCACAGCTTGGGTCCTGCTAAGGGTAAAAGAAAGATTCGCAAAACATAAGAATGGATATCATGAAGAAAGAGAATAA
- a CDS encoding ATP-binding cassette domain-containing protein translates to MIEVDNLCLSLGGQVLLQDVGFRLEDGQNLIIVGRSGSGKTVLIKTLMGLFHPDGGTVRVDGGDVFDAASHLSFNVRQDFAMVFQNSALLDSYTVFQNVALPLYERGELEHDAIREKVAQSLAVVGLEDIMDKHPAELSGGMRKRVGIARALVYDPRYIIFDEPVSGLDPITAAEIIYYITRIISSGRATTITITHDTRDLEAIGDQVLFLDEGRVLHYGPLAQLWQTGDPLIRQFLRIGE, encoded by the coding sequence GTGATCGAAGTTGATAACCTCTGTCTGAGCCTTGGCGGCCAGGTCCTCTTGCAAGATGTTGGTTTCAGGCTGGAAGACGGCCAAAACCTGATCATTGTTGGGCGCAGCGGCTCGGGGAAAACTGTGCTGATCAAGACCCTGATGGGCCTTTTCCATCCAGACGGTGGAACCGTGAGGGTTGACGGTGGGGATGTTTTCGATGCTGCCAGCCACCTCAGCTTCAATGTTCGCCAGGATTTTGCCATGGTTTTTCAAAATTCGGCGCTGCTGGATTCTTACACTGTGTTCCAGAACGTAGCCCTGCCCCTCTACGAAAGAGGTGAACTGGAACACGACGCCATCAGGGAAAAGGTGGCCCAAAGCCTGGCCGTGGTTGGCCTGGAAGACATCATGGACAAACATCCCGCCGAACTCAGCGGTGGCATGCGCAAGCGCGTGGGCATCGCCAGGGCCCTGGTTTACGATCCGCGCTACATAATCTTCGACGAGCCGGTTTCGGGCCTGGACCCGATCACGGCGGCTGAGATCATCTATTACATCACCCGGATCATCTCCTCCGGTCGGGCCACCACGATCACCATCACCCACGATACCCGCGATCTGGAGGCCATCGGCGACCAGGTGCTGTTTCTGGACGAAGGCCGGGTGCTCCATTACGGGCCACTGGCCCAATTGTGGCAAACCGGGGATCCCCTGATCAGGCAATTCCTGCGGATCGGTGAGTGA
- a CDS encoding HDIG domain-containing protein — MSSKFILLTVIITLSVVGLYQLTKASRQDYPEFQFSEGQIAEYDILAPFDFPVFKTEDQVQEEYSAKLAQAGKPYLLSPDVEFEAYSSLDRLFDLIYEAADSSDPGAVALSGRQQGFQLDNPGLLLTGDKQRIAASHARIKEALEQLYRAGIYAGISGDSIRVKTDGGTQQRSLTRYFELAEAKRLILQKLEPSLAMLVDNNAGKLILANLVVDADSYAELQKQLLDSIDRVSGMVRQNEVIIRLNQRLNQEDINKMNSLAREYQARGERKSTLLQWLGFMGLLLFILIVVFTFNLHYWLSPLREEHGLAGAAVLNAGFLAIILAALLTNDVLGLQASLVPFALVILPAAILLGYTLGYFYTASAVLLLGPFINWDASGMALLLLSTLITLALIHRFQSRHKFIKIWLFLYLAVNLINSALSLISYTGDNLVEKTQSLFRISGYSLVSTTISVLGCLALVNFFEHKWNRATKQVLLELQEFNHPLLKRLATNAVGTYHHSLMVGNLAERAAAAIGANSSLARVGSYFHDIGKSVNPEIFTENNEESAEFYSKFTPEESADIIRDHVKEGAVLAEKHRIPKAVVDIIWQHHGTSYIRYFLEAAQRQGEVADLDAFRYPGPLPQSKEAALVMLADVVESTSKSKSAATDAEIAKLVDDTIQRLIREGQFDEAPITLKDLALARKAMCPVLESVFRKRLDYPEAKPS, encoded by the coding sequence ATGAGTTCAAAGTTCATTTTGCTGACAGTTATCATCACTCTGAGCGTGGTGGGGCTGTATCAGCTCACCAAAGCCAGCAGGCAGGACTATCCTGAGTTTCAGTTTTCCGAAGGCCAGATCGCCGAATACGACATCCTGGCGCCTTTCGACTTTCCGGTATTCAAGACCGAGGACCAGGTTCAGGAAGAGTATTCCGCCAAACTGGCCCAGGCGGGAAAACCGTATCTGCTTAGTCCGGATGTGGAGTTTGAGGCCTACAGCAGCCTGGACCGGCTGTTTGACCTCATCTACGAAGCCGCCGACAGCTCCGATCCCGGGGCAGTGGCACTCAGTGGCAGGCAGCAGGGGTTCCAGCTGGACAATCCCGGCTTGCTGCTCACAGGCGACAAACAGCGCATAGCCGCTTCCCATGCCAGGATCAAGGAAGCGCTGGAGCAGTTGTACCGGGCCGGCATCTATGCGGGCATCAGCGGAGACAGCATCCGGGTGAAAACAGACGGCGGCACGCAGCAACGCAGTCTGACCCGATATTTTGAACTGGCCGAGGCCAAGCGCCTCATTCTGCAGAAACTGGAGCCCTCCCTGGCGATGCTGGTGGACAATAATGCCGGGAAACTGATCCTGGCAAATCTGGTGGTGGACGCTGATAGTTACGCGGAGCTGCAAAAACAGCTGCTGGATTCCATCGACCGGGTAAGCGGCATGGTCCGGCAGAACGAGGTGATCATCCGCCTCAATCAGAGGCTGAATCAGGAAGACATCAACAAGATGAACTCCCTGGCCCGCGAATATCAGGCCCGGGGGGAAAGGAAATCCACGCTGCTGCAGTGGCTGGGCTTCATGGGGCTGCTGCTCTTCATTTTGATCGTCGTTTTCACTTTCAACCTGCATTATTGGCTGTCACCACTGCGGGAAGAGCACGGCCTTGCCGGCGCGGCGGTGCTCAACGCCGGTTTTTTGGCGATCATACTGGCCGCTTTGCTCACAAACGATGTTCTGGGGCTGCAGGCCAGCCTGGTGCCGTTTGCCTTGGTGATCCTTCCAGCAGCCATCCTGTTGGGTTACACTTTGGGCTACTTTTACACTGCCAGTGCCGTTCTTCTGCTGGGTCCATTCATTAACTGGGACGCTTCCGGCATGGCCTTGCTGCTGTTATCCACCCTGATAACCCTGGCCCTGATCCATAGATTCCAGTCCCGGCACAAGTTCATCAAGATCTGGCTGTTCCTCTATCTGGCCGTGAACTTGATCAACAGCGCGCTATCCCTGATCTCTTACACAGGTGACAACCTGGTGGAAAAAACGCAAAGCCTGTTCCGGATCTCCGGGTATTCGCTGGTTTCCACCACCATCTCCGTTTTGGGCTGTCTGGCCTTGGTAAACTTTTTTGAGCACAAATGGAACCGCGCCACCAAACAAGTGCTGCTGGAACTGCAGGAGTTCAACCATCCCCTGTTGAAAAGGCTGGCCACCAACGCCGTGGGCACTTATCACCACAGCCTGATGGTGGGCAACCTGGCCGAACGTGCCGCCGCGGCCATCGGTGCCAATTCCTCCCTGGCCAGGGTGGGCAGCTATTTCCACGACATCGGCAAATCGGTCAATCCGGAGATCTTCACCGAGAACAATGAAGAGTCGGCGGAATTCTACTCCAAATTCACGCCGGAAGAGAGCGCGGACATTATTCGCGATCACGTGAAAGAAGGGGCGGTGCTGGCCGAAAAACACCGCATCCCCAAAGCTGTGGTCGACATCATCTGGCAGCATCACGGCACCAGCTACATTCGCTATTTTCTGGAGGCTGCCCAGCGCCAGGGAGAGGTTGCGGATTTGGACGCCTTTCGCTATCCGGGGCCCCTGCCCCAAAGTAAGGAAGCGGCCCTGGTGATGCTGGCGGACGTGGTGGAATCCACCAGCAAATCCAAAAGTGCCGCCACCGACGCTGAGATAGCCAAACTGGTTGACGACACCATTCAGCGCCTGATCCGGGAGGGCCAGTTCGACGAAGCGCCCATCACCCTCAAAGATCTGGCCCTGGCCCGGAAAGCCATGTGTCCCGTGCTGGAAAGCGTTTTCCGCAAACGCCTGGATTACCCGGAAGCAAAGCCATCTTGA
- a CDS encoding Tpl protein has translation MSERNLEVPIQEYMEVEFRTGRLGYYQNTQNLPIAPEDLIIVEVERGEDIAQVTHLSVSGDEIGAQLPQTGRVYRIRRVATELDLEKLRSLPLEEEKAAQTYADILSRYSFEMKLIETIYQFDGNKLTFFFTAEGRIDFRVFVRELANVFRTRIELHQTTGRDEAKRLGGYGMCGLQYCCGNFLKRFNQVTIKMAKDQNLAGNLAKISGPCGRLLCCLNFEEDFYVEESRGYPIPGTCVELKGKRMYVFKTDVLNQRIHLSDEDQSLTEVDLESFQKLKVISVPDIEPC, from the coding sequence GTGTCTGAGCGCAACCTTGAAGTGCCCATCCAGGAATACATGGAAGTGGAATTCCGGACCGGCCGTTTGGGTTATTACCAAAACACCCAAAATCTGCCCATCGCTCCGGAAGACCTCATCATTGTGGAAGTGGAGCGCGGTGAGGACATCGCCCAGGTTACCCACCTCAGCGTGTCCGGAGACGAGATCGGCGCCCAACTGCCACAAACCGGCCGGGTTTACAGGATCAGGCGCGTCGCCACCGAACTCGACCTAGAAAAGCTCCGCAGCCTGCCCCTGGAAGAGGAAAAAGCCGCCCAAACCTACGCCGACATCCTCTCCCGCTATTCCTTCGAAATGAAGCTGATCGAGACCATCTATCAGTTCGATGGCAACAAACTCACCTTTTTCTTCACTGCCGAGGGCAGGATCGATTTCCGGGTCTTCGTGCGTGAACTGGCCAACGTTTTCCGCACCCGCATCGAACTGCATCAAACCACGGGGCGCGACGAGGCCAAGCGCCTGGGCGGATATGGCATGTGCGGACTCCAGTACTGCTGCGGGAATTTTCTGAAACGCTTTAACCAGGTCACCATCAAGATGGCCAAGGACCAGAACCTGGCCGGCAACCTGGCCAAGATCTCCGGTCCCTGCGGGCGTTTGCTCTGCTGCCTCAATTTCGAGGAGGATTTCTACGTGGAGGAATCCCGCGGCTATCCCATCCCCGGCACCTGCGTGGAGCTCAAAGGCAAGCGGATGTACGTGTTCAAGACCGATGTCCTGAACCAGCGGATCCACCTTTCAGACGAAGATCAAAGCCTCACCGAGGTGGATCTGGAGAGCTTCCAAAAACTCAAAGTCATCTCCGTGCCGGACATCGAGCCATGCTGA